A window of the Meiothermus cerbereus DSM 11376 genome harbors these coding sequences:
- a CDS encoding acyl-CoA thioesterase: protein MQFPVRVPIQVRFSDLDTLKHVNNAVYLTYDEVARGHYLRRAGAAIDGGNFVMARAEVDYVRPILFDDTVEIAIRVEKVGNSSFRTYSETWASGELAARIKVVVVWLEEGKPARIPDRLREAIRALEIEAVEGL, encoded by the coding sequence ATGCAGTTTCCGGTACGCGTTCCCATCCAGGTGCGTTTTAGCGACCTTGACACCCTAAAACACGTTAACAACGCGGTTTACCTCACCTACGACGAAGTGGCCCGGGGCCACTACCTGCGCCGGGCCGGGGCCGCCATTGATGGCGGAAACTTTGTGATGGCCAGGGCCGAGGTAGATTACGTCCGGCCCATCCTGTTTGATGACACGGTAGAAATTGCCATCCGGGTTGAAAAGGTGGGCAACTCGAGCTTCCGCACCTATAGCGAGACCTGGGCCAGCGGCGAACTGGCGGCCCGCATCAAGGTGGTGGTGGTCTGGCTGGAGGAGGGCAAACCCGCCCGCATCCCCGATAGGCTGCGCGAGGCCATTCGGGCTCTGGAAATCGAAGCGGTGGAAGGCTTGTGA
- a CDS encoding S41 family peptidase, with protein sequence MGNWRLWGAALMLWAGFGLASPAQDLLNEVSRLLNDYYGGFSQVRPEELKQKYQAELEKVCAQEVSCPSNKAYALIQALVAEYGDRHTRYFTPEDYAEIQRRLAGSSSARPQLGVQLQVVPGLEGLLVVEVLAETPAEEAGLRRGDRILAINGQALPQAEGERMDFLRERVAAGAPLSLAIQRAQQRLVLEVHPRIISLRQLPTLSLRPDGVAVLRIPSFSGYQQVGPRIHELVRQAQLAGAKAMVIDLRNNGGGVLSECLVGAGAFVKETYRRLQDNLRFSEQGFKEGYYYLRFGGRDRPQYEVQAVYWTGPLALLVNERTASCAEYFTFDLQEGRQALVIGQPTAGVGNTATIFLRLSDGSGLQVTTSRAQRKDGSFYPDRVTPSLNLSDDWYALAEGRDLMLEKAIELVMGVNAGLDARLYGPPPAPFYAQ encoded by the coding sequence ATGGGGAATTGGCGGCTTTGGGGGGCTGCGCTGATGTTGTGGGCCGGGTTTGGTCTGGCCAGCCCGGCGCAGGATTTGCTCAACGAAGTAAGTCGCTTGCTGAACGACTATTATGGGGGTTTTTCCCAGGTCAGGCCAGAGGAACTTAAGCAGAAGTACCAGGCTGAGCTCGAGAAGGTCTGCGCCCAGGAGGTAAGCTGCCCCAGCAACAAAGCCTACGCGCTAATTCAAGCGCTGGTGGCCGAGTATGGCGACCGGCATACCCGCTACTTTACCCCCGAAGACTACGCCGAGATTCAAAGGCGGTTGGCCGGAAGCAGCAGCGCCCGTCCCCAACTGGGGGTGCAGCTCCAGGTGGTGCCGGGGTTGGAAGGGTTGCTGGTGGTGGAGGTGCTGGCCGAAACCCCAGCCGAAGAAGCCGGGTTGCGCCGGGGCGACCGCATCCTGGCCATCAACGGCCAGGCCCTACCCCAGGCCGAGGGTGAACGAATGGACTTTTTGCGCGAGCGCGTGGCAGCGGGAGCACCTTTGAGCCTTGCCATCCAGCGGGCCCAGCAGCGCCTGGTGCTCGAGGTGCACCCCCGGATCATCTCCCTGCGGCAGTTGCCTACCCTGAGCCTCCGCCCCGACGGAGTGGCGGTGTTGCGCATACCTTCCTTTAGTGGGTATCAGCAGGTGGGGCCGCGAATCCACGAGCTGGTACGGCAGGCCCAGCTTGCGGGGGCCAAAGCGATGGTCATTGACCTGCGCAACAACGGAGGCGGGGTCTTGAGCGAGTGTCTGGTGGGGGCCGGTGCGTTTGTAAAGGAAACCTACCGGCGCTTGCAGGACAACCTGCGCTTTAGCGAGCAGGGCTTCAAAGAGGGCTATTACTATCTCCGGTTTGGAGGGCGCGACCGCCCACAGTACGAGGTGCAGGCCGTTTACTGGACGGGCCCGCTGGCGCTGCTGGTGAACGAGCGCACCGCTTCGTGCGCCGAGTACTTCACCTTCGACCTGCAAGAGGGCCGACAAGCCCTGGTCATCGGCCAGCCTACCGCTGGGGTGGGCAATACCGCCACCATTTTCTTGCGCCTGAGCGACGGCTCGGGTTTACAGGTGACGACCTCGAGGGCCCAGCGCAAAGACGGCAGCTTTTACCCTGACCGCGTCACCCCCAGCCTGAACCTCTCCGACGACTGGTACGCTCTGGCCGAGGGGCGCGACCTGATGCTGGAAAAAGCCATCGAGCTGGTGATGGGCGTAAATGCTGGTTTAGACGCAAGGCTATACGGCCCACCCCCTGCGCCGTTTTATGCCCAATAG
- a CDS encoding S10 family peptidase: MPEEAKPTPQDQLSTTAHHIRIAGKELRYSVTCGTMVLREESEKDGTAEGHRPKATVFFVAYTKDGVADQSQRPITFSFNGGPGSSSVWLHLGLLGPKRVAMGDAGALTPPPYRLVDNEHTLLEESDLVFIDPVGTGYSRMLEGEKAREYHGFKRDLESVGEFIRLYTHRYGRWSSPKYLIGESYGTTRAAGLSGYLQERHGMYLNGLMLVSSILDFSTARFNPGHDLPHILFLPTFSATAWYHQKLPQDLQKKPLKALLKEVEDFAEGEYTLALMQGSKLSPAEQQRIAQKLARYTGLSEAYVQASNLRLEIMRFTKELLRSERKTVGRLDSRFTGTDRDAAGATFEYDPSYAAIQGPYTATLNQYVRQDLGFQSDLPYEILSSLYENWSYKEFENQYLNVAETLRKAICMNPFLRVYVGSGYYDLATPYFATDYTLNHLGLEPHLQKNIHVHYYPAGHMMYVHQPSLAQQAADLKAFVRGLTATSTRKKAARK, from the coding sequence ATGCCGGAAGAAGCCAAACCCACCCCACAAGACCAGCTCTCCACCACAGCGCACCACATACGCATCGCGGGCAAGGAACTGCGCTACAGCGTGACCTGTGGAACCATGGTGCTTCGCGAAGAGTCGGAAAAAGATGGAACTGCCGAGGGGCACAGGCCCAAAGCCACCGTTTTTTTCGTGGCCTATACCAAAGACGGGGTAGCAGACCAGAGCCAGCGCCCCATTACCTTCTCCTTCAACGGGGGGCCGGGCTCGTCGTCGGTCTGGCTGCACTTAGGGCTTCTGGGCCCCAAACGGGTAGCGATGGGCGACGCCGGTGCGCTTACACCGCCGCCCTATCGGCTGGTGGACAACGAGCACACCCTGCTCGAGGAGAGCGACCTGGTGTTTATTGACCCGGTCGGCACCGGCTACAGCCGCATGCTCGAGGGAGAAAAAGCCAGGGAGTACCACGGCTTCAAGCGCGACCTCGAGAGCGTGGGCGAGTTTATCCGCCTCTATACCCACCGCTACGGGCGCTGGAGCAGCCCCAAGTACCTGATTGGCGAGAGCTACGGCACCACCCGGGCCGCGGGCCTGTCGGGCTACCTGCAGGAGCGGCACGGCATGTACCTGAACGGCCTGATGCTGGTGAGCAGCATCCTGGACTTCAGCACCGCCCGCTTCAACCCCGGCCACGACCTGCCGCACATCCTGTTCCTGCCCACCTTTAGCGCCACCGCCTGGTACCACCAAAAGCTCCCCCAAGACCTGCAAAAAAAGCCGCTAAAGGCCCTTCTGAAGGAGGTCGAGGATTTTGCCGAAGGCGAGTACACCCTGGCCCTGATGCAGGGCAGCAAGCTATCTCCGGCTGAGCAGCAGCGCATTGCTCAAAAACTCGCACGCTACACCGGCCTGTCGGAAGCCTACGTGCAGGCCTCCAACCTGCGCCTCGAGATCATGCGCTTTACCAAGGAACTGCTGCGTTCCGAACGCAAAACTGTGGGCCGGCTCGACAGCCGCTTTACCGGAACCGACCGCGATGCCGCCGGGGCTACCTTCGAGTACGACCCCAGCTACGCCGCCATCCAGGGCCCCTACACCGCCACCCTCAACCAGTACGTACGGCAAGACCTGGGCTTCCAGAGCGACCTGCCCTACGAGATTCTGTCCAGCCTCTACGAAAACTGGAGCTACAAGGAGTTCGAGAACCAGTACCTGAATGTGGCCGAAACCCTACGCAAGGCCATCTGCATGAACCCCTTCCTGCGGGTGTATGTAGGCAGCGGCTACTACGACCTAGCCACCCCCTATTTCGCCACCGACTACACCCTGAACCACCTGGGCCTGGAGCCCCACCTGCAAAAGAACATCCATGTGCACTACTACCCCGCCGGCCACATGATGTACGTGCATCAGCCCTCGCTGGCCCAGCAAGCCGCCGATTTGAAAGCCTTTGTCCGGGGACTAACAGCCACATCCACGCGAAAGAAAGCGGCCCGCAAGTAA
- a CDS encoding DJ-1/PfpI family protein yields the protein MRMGVLLTPGFLEAEAALVMEVARLLGWERFTVARGRTALEGSAGAVWTPKYTFAARPELDVLVVPGGPNMRKLGRDSEHQDWLGEVWGGLRAVFAGANAALFLWEAGYVSGQVAAHPIAQEALAGAALERSQAPYHWQGKVCTTQGYLALAGAVLDWAGSSEEARAHLGLP from the coding sequence ATGCGAATGGGGGTTTTGCTTACACCCGGTTTCCTCGAGGCCGAAGCGGCTTTGGTCATGGAGGTGGCCCGACTGCTGGGCTGGGAACGGTTTACCGTAGCCAGGGGCCGCACCGCGCTCGAGGGCAGCGCGGGCGCAGTCTGGACACCCAAGTACACCTTCGCCGCCCGGCCCGAGCTGGACGTGCTGGTAGTTCCTGGGGGCCCCAACATGCGCAAACTGGGGCGCGACAGCGAGCACCAGGACTGGCTGGGCGAGGTATGGGGCGGCCTGCGGGCGGTATTTGCGGGGGCCAATGCAGCGCTTTTTTTGTGGGAGGCGGGCTATGTCTCGGGTCAGGTGGCGGCCCACCCCATCGCCCAGGAGGCCCTGGCCGGAGCTGCTCTAGAGCGCAGCCAGGCACCCTACCACTGGCAGGGCAAGGTCTGCACCACCCAGGGCTACCTGGCTCTGGCCGGGGCCGTGCTGGACTGGGCTGGTTCCTCCGAGGAAGCCAGGGCCCACCTGGGCCTTCCATAG
- the ychF gene encoding redox-regulated ATPase YchF, giving the protein MASLGVGIVGLPNVGKSTLFNAITKAGALAANYPFATIDKNVGVVTLPDPRLAALQKLFVKGERVPPMVPTHVEFVDIAGLVKGAHKGEGLGNQFLANIREVAAIAHVVRCFEDPNVVHVAGKVDPLDDLETINTELALADLQTIEKRLDKLRKSAKTDKDDKALLEVLEPLIEHLSQGQPIRTFAGADPELLSKAARELGLLTYKPVIYVCNVAEEDLPDGSQNPHVQHVREIAANEGAEVVVVSAKIEAELAELSEEEAQEYLRTLGLEESGLDRLVRTAYHTLGLQTFFTAGEKEVRAWTIRKGTKAPQAAGEIHSDLERGFIRAEVIEWHKLVEAGGWASAKEKGWVRTEGKDYVVQDGDVILVLFNV; this is encoded by the coding sequence ATGGCATCACTCGGAGTCGGAATCGTCGGTCTGCCCAACGTGGGCAAATCCACGCTATTTAACGCCATCACCAAAGCGGGCGCCCTTGCGGCCAACTACCCCTTTGCCACCATTGACAAAAACGTGGGGGTGGTCACCCTGCCCGACCCACGCCTGGCCGCCCTGCAAAAGCTCTTCGTGAAGGGCGAGCGGGTTCCCCCCATGGTGCCCACCCACGTGGAGTTTGTAGACATTGCCGGGCTGGTCAAGGGAGCGCACAAGGGCGAGGGCCTGGGCAACCAGTTTTTGGCCAATATCCGCGAGGTGGCGGCCATTGCCCACGTGGTGCGCTGCTTCGAAGACCCCAACGTGGTGCACGTGGCAGGCAAAGTAGACCCCCTGGACGACCTCGAGACCATCAACACCGAGCTGGCCCTGGCCGACCTCCAGACCATCGAGAAGCGCCTGGACAAGCTACGCAAAAGCGCCAAAACCGACAAGGACGACAAAGCCCTTCTGGAGGTGCTCGAGCCCCTCATAGAGCACCTCTCCCAGGGCCAGCCCATCCGCACCTTTGCCGGAGCCGATCCGGAACTTCTGAGCAAAGCCGCCCGCGAGCTGGGCCTGCTTACCTATAAGCCGGTGATTTACGTCTGCAACGTGGCCGAGGAAGACCTACCCGACGGTAGCCAGAACCCCCATGTGCAGCATGTGCGTGAGATAGCCGCCAACGAAGGGGCCGAGGTGGTGGTGGTATCGGCCAAAATCGAGGCCGAGCTGGCCGAACTCTCCGAGGAAGAAGCCCAGGAGTACCTGCGAACCCTGGGCCTGGAGGAATCGGGGCTGGATCGGCTGGTACGCACCGCCTACCACACCCTGGGCCTGCAAACCTTCTTCACCGCGGGCGAGAAAGAAGTGCGGGCCTGGACCATTCGCAAAGGCACCAAAGCCCCCCAGGCCGCCGGCGAGATTCACTCCGACCTCGAGCGCGGCTTCATCCGGGCCGAGGTCATCGAGTGGCACAAGCTGGTCGAGGCTGGCGGCTGGGCCAGCGCCAAAGAAAAAGGCTGGGTACGCACCGAAGGCAAGGATTATGTGGTGCAGGACGGCGACGTGATCCTGGTGCTGTTCAATGTGTGA